The proteins below come from a single Lactobacillus johnsonii genomic window:
- a CDS encoding PTS beta-glucoside transporter subunit IIBCA, whose product MSYENMNKQIIAAVGGEDNIQSVVHCATRLRFVLKDESKADDAAAARIPGVLQVVKKAGQYQLVIGSTVEDVYNDLVKMINIENDDSYKSTPKEKKNIFDTVISVITGSIAPAIPLLAGAGMGKVLLLILTISGLLSDKSQTYQILNLIFDTGYFFMPAFIGFSAAKVFNTDQYLGAFMGLVTEHPIWTAMVAAKKPVEFLGMPVQLIKYSSTLITAIISVWIMSYIYKYVKKYTPNMVKIFMVPMLTMLITAPLIFLVIGPISNMISEGIGFISMWLFHNAGIVAIPILAAAYPWFVSIGIHKALSPISIQLVATQGFDPIIRVVALCSNMSQAAASLAVGLKSKNKKLKSLALSSSATAYLGGITEPALFGVNLPLKKPMYGAMIGGAIAGVVASFMKIKAFIYVTPAFLSLPMWVSKTENFVIQAIIVIIVASVATFIATWMIGFDDPVDENNQKTKFDQVHEKHDLKSPVNGKVEPLSEVKDETFASGVMGKGIAVIPSEGKIYAPDDGVVTATFDTGHAIGLHLDNDADVLIHIGIDTVQMNGDGFKQLVKKGDHVKAGQELVDFDIDKIKKAGYDPTVMMIVLNSKDFLEVLPVVTKKDEEKDVTTNSNVIVLA is encoded by the coding sequence ATGAGCTATGAAAATATGAATAAGCAGATTATAGCTGCTGTTGGAGGAGAAGATAATATTCAGTCTGTTGTTCACTGTGCGACAAGACTAAGATTTGTTCTAAAAGATGAAAGTAAAGCAGATGATGCGGCAGCTGCACGAATTCCTGGAGTATTGCAAGTAGTAAAAAAAGCAGGACAATATCAATTAGTTATTGGTAGTACAGTTGAAGATGTTTATAACGATTTAGTTAAGATGATTAACATCGAAAATGATGATAGTTATAAGTCAACACCTAAAGAAAAGAAGAATATTTTTGATACTGTAATTAGTGTGATTACTGGATCAATTGCTCCTGCTATCCCATTACTTGCTGGAGCCGGAATGGGAAAAGTTTTGCTTTTGATTTTGACAATTAGCGGTTTGTTGTCAGATAAAAGCCAAACTTATCAAATATTAAATTTAATTTTTGATACCGGCTATTTCTTTATGCCAGCGTTTATTGGATTTTCAGCCGCTAAGGTTTTTAATACTGATCAATATTTAGGTGCTTTTATGGGATTAGTAACTGAACATCCCATTTGGACAGCAATGGTTGCAGCTAAAAAGCCAGTAGAGTTTCTTGGGATGCCAGTACAGCTAATTAAATATTCTTCTACTTTAATCACTGCAATTATTTCAGTTTGGATCATGTCCTATATTTATAAGTATGTAAAGAAATATACACCAAATATGGTGAAAATTTTTATGGTTCCAATGTTAACAATGCTTATAACTGCACCTTTAATTTTCCTAGTTATTGGGCCAATCTCTAATATGATCTCTGAAGGTATTGGATTTATATCTATGTGGCTATTCCACAATGCAGGAATTGTTGCTATTCCAATTTTGGCTGCAGCATATCCTTGGTTTGTATCTATTGGGATTCACAAAGCTTTAAGCCCAATTAGTATTCAATTAGTTGCTACACAAGGTTTTGATCCAATTATTCGTGTAGTTGCATTATGTTCAAATATGTCACAAGCAGCTGCTTCACTAGCAGTTGGTTTAAAGAGTAAAAACAAGAAACTAAAGAGTTTAGCACTTTCATCTAGTGCAACTGCATACTTAGGTGGAATTACTGAACCTGCTCTGTTTGGTGTTAATTTACCATTAAAGAAACCTATGTATGGAGCAATGATTGGTGGTGCAATTGCAGGTGTAGTTGCAAGTTTTATGAAAATTAAGGCATTTATTTATGTCACACCTGCCTTTTTAAGCTTGCCAATGTGGGTTTCTAAAACTGAAAATTTTGTTATTCAAGCTATTATTGTAATTATTGTTGCTAGTGTTGCTACATTTATTGCTACGTGGATGATTGGGTTTGATGATCCAGTAGATGAAAATAATCAAAAAACTAAGTTTGATCAAGTACATGAAAAACATGATTTAAAGAGTCCTGTAAATGGAAAGGTAGAGCCTCTTAGTGAGGTAAAGGATGAAACATTTGCAAGTGGAGTAATGGGAAAAGGAATTGCTGTTATTCCTAGTGAAGGTAAAATTTACGCTCCTGATGATGGGGTGGTTACAGCTACTTTTGATACAGGACATGCTATTGGTCTTCATTTAGATAATGATGCAGATGTATTGATTCATATAGGGATTGATACAGTTCAGATGAATGGTGATGGATTTAAACAATTAGTTAAAAAAGGGGATCATGTGAAAGCTGGTCAAGAATTGGTTGATTTTGACATAGATAAGATAAAAAAAGCTGGATATGATCCAACAGTAATGATGATTGTGTTAAACAGCAAAGATTTCTTAGAAGTATTGCCAGTTGTAACCAAAAAAGATGAGGAAAAGGATGTTACAACGAATAGTAATGTTATTGTATTAGCTTAG
- a CDS encoding TetR/AcrR family transcriptional regulator, with amino-acid sequence MVSETFINLSDEKKQKIEGALLKEFSTYPLAKAQVARIVKDAGIARGAFYKYFGDLKDSYIYLYSLAMKDVHMGPPARLREFDPEAFYKMTVDFINQTENSIYFDLIKLHLSQNQAFLGDDKKQKDAFLNLDSQVWAAMVLTHEAIDLALFDKKNKEKILKRYHESLCLLQRK; translated from the coding sequence ATGGTTAGTGAAACTTTTATAAATCTTTCGGATGAAAAGAAACAAAAGATTGAAGGAGCGCTTTTAAAAGAATTTAGTACTTATCCCTTAGCTAAAGCGCAAGTTGCACGCATTGTAAAGGATGCGGGGATTGCTAGAGGAGCATTTTATAAGTATTTTGGTGATTTGAAAGATTCATATATTTATCTCTATAGTCTTGCGATGAAAGACGTCCATATGGGACCTCCAGCAAGGTTGAGAGAGTTTGACCCTGAAGCTTTTTATAAGATGACAGTTGATTTTATTAATCAGACTGAGAATAGTATCTATTTTGATCTAATCAAACTACATCTTAGTCAGAATCAAGCTTTTCTTGGAGATGATAAAAAGCAGAAGGATGCTTTTCTTAATCTCGACTCTCAAGTCTGGGCTGCCATGGTTTTAACTCATGAGGCAATAGATTTAGCCCTATTTGATAAAAAGAATAAAGAAAAAATTCTAAAAAGATACCATGAAAGTTTATGTTTATTACAAAGGAAGTAG
- a CDS encoding ABC transporter permease, whose product MFLALKEIKYEKLRYGLITLMIFLIAYLIFMLSSLSVGLASENTQAVNSWQTQSVVLNDNSNVSLSQSLLTKENLKDFKKTKNDSYIGIVPIVMKEKKHQTVSAQFIGLNKDEYIYKNLEVVSGRKAKHNDEIAVDQILWNRGYRLGDKVTLNGSDQKYKIVGFLKNAKINIAPIAYGTMATWKKLRPMAPNVEASGIISKKNLDFKAKNVRSYDKQTFVNKLPGYTAQNSTFELMIGFLFVISLIVIAVFLYILTIQKMPNYAVLRAQGIPSKTLIGATLSQSLILVILGTVLAYLLMLLTVSVMPATVPIDFAPWIMISTFAGMIVMGVIGGLIPIRSILKVDPSKAV is encoded by the coding sequence ATGTTTTTAGCTCTAAAAGAAATAAAATACGAGAAGCTGCGTTACGGCTTAATTACATTGATGATTTTTTTAATCGCATATTTAATTTTTATGCTGTCATCATTGTCAGTAGGTCTAGCTTCAGAAAATACACAAGCAGTTAATAGCTGGCAAACTCAATCGGTTGTTTTGAATGACAATTCGAATGTAAGTTTAAGTCAGTCTCTGCTAACCAAAGAAAATCTAAAAGATTTTAAAAAGACAAAGAATGATAGCTATATCGGGATAGTTCCAATTGTAATGAAAGAAAAGAAACATCAAACAGTTTCAGCTCAATTTATTGGATTGAATAAAGATGAATATATCTATAAAAATCTAGAAGTAGTTTCTGGTCGTAAAGCAAAGCACAATGACGAAATAGCTGTTGATCAAATTCTTTGGAATAGAGGTTACCGCTTAGGCGATAAAGTAACCCTAAATGGTAGCGATCAAAAGTATAAAATTGTTGGTTTCTTAAAAAATGCCAAGATTAATATTGCGCCAATTGCTTATGGTACGATGGCAACCTGGAAGAAGTTAAGACCAATGGCTCCGAATGTTGAAGCTTCTGGAATTATCTCTAAGAAGAACTTAGATTTTAAAGCTAAGAATGTTAGATCTTATGATAAGCAGACTTTTGTTAATAAATTACCTGGTTATACAGCCCAAAACTCAACTTTTGAATTAATGATTGGTTTTCTATTCGTAATTTCGTTGATTGTGATTGCAGTATTTTTATACATTTTAACTATTCAAAAAATGCCAAATTATGCTGTTTTAAGAGCACAAGGTATCCCAAGCAAGACTTTAATTGGTGCTACTCTTAGTCAATCATTAATTTTAGTAATTTTGGGTACGGTCTTAGCATATCTTTTAATGCTGCTTACTGTTAGCGTAATGCCAGCTACTGTACCAATCGATTTTGCCCCATGGATCATGATTTCAACCTTTGCCGGGATGATTGTAATGGGAGTAATAGGTGGATTAATTCCAATTCGATCAATTCTTAAGGTTGACCCTTCAAAAGCTGTGTAA
- a CDS encoding PTS sugar transporter subunit IIC → MSDRSNAVNAWVNKNIMPIAAKIGAFKPLIAIRDGIAMAMPLIIVGSLFMVINGFPITAWTNFLTKTAVHGVSLSQILVKVSNGSFGIMGLIAAFGIAWSYANQYKTDGVSAGIISASVFFIVTPSIMSGGKTPAEGFPYVYLGSRGLFVAIFLGLLSAWIFQWFINHNIQIKMPDTVPPAVAKSFSALIPGTVCIFLAGCIYWLFSWAHWGNLHDVIMNILAKPLGLLGNTLLGTLASIILVSLFWFVGIHGGNVVNTAMSPIWLMQTDANRVLNQSGKLDLAHGGNIITQPFIDNFVYMGGAGATLGLVLCVGYLVWKKRASKQNEILAPLTIVPGIFNINEPTMFGLPVVLNLSLIIPFIIAPMFNAITTYTAMKLGWVPLCNGTVIPWTMPPLISGFLATNSIAGSILQLFNIIVDILIYLPFMSALNKRQIVEESRKG, encoded by the coding sequence ATGAGTGATAGATCAAATGCAGTCAACGCATGGGTAAACAAAAATATAATGCCTATTGCAGCAAAAATTGGTGCCTTTAAGCCATTGATTGCCATTCGTGATGGAATTGCAATGGCTATGCCACTGATCATTGTAGGTTCATTATTTATGGTTATTAATGGTTTTCCAATCACCGCATGGACCAACTTTTTAACTAAAACTGCTGTTCATGGAGTGAGTTTGTCACAGATTCTGGTTAAAGTAAGCAATGGATCTTTCGGAATTATGGGATTAATTGCAGCTTTTGGAATTGCATGGAGCTATGCTAATCAATATAAAACGGATGGCGTTTCTGCTGGGATTATCTCAGCGTCAGTTTTCTTTATTGTGACACCAAGTATTATGAGTGGAGGAAAGACTCCTGCTGAAGGCTTTCCATATGTTTATCTTGGAAGCCGTGGATTGTTTGTAGCAATCTTTTTAGGTTTACTTAGCGCTTGGATTTTTCAATGGTTTATTAATCATAATATTCAGATTAAAATGCCTGATACAGTTCCACCTGCAGTCGCAAAGAGCTTCTCTGCCTTAATTCCAGGTACAGTTTGTATCTTTTTAGCAGGATGTATCTACTGGCTATTTTCATGGGCCCACTGGGGTAACTTACATGATGTAATCATGAATATTCTAGCCAAGCCATTAGGATTATTAGGTAATACCTTACTGGGAACTTTAGCATCAATTATTTTGGTAAGTTTATTCTGGTTTGTCGGTATTCATGGAGGAAACGTAGTCAATACGGCTATGTCTCCAATCTGGTTAATGCAAACCGATGCTAATAGAGTGCTGAATCAATCAGGGAAATTAGATTTAGCCCATGGTGGTAATATTATTACTCAGCCATTTATCGATAATTTTGTATATATGGGCGGAGCAGGTGCTACTTTAGGATTAGTTTTATGTGTGGGTTATTTAGTTTGGAAAAAACGTGCAAGTAAACAAAATGAAATTTTGGCTCCATTAACTATTGTTCCAGGAATTTTTAATATTAATGAGCCTACTATGTTTGGTTTGCCAGTAGTTTTGAACCTAAGCTTAATTATTCCGTTTATTATTGCACCTATGTTTAATGCTATTACTACTTATACAGCAATGAAATTGGGCTGGGTGCCACTATGTAACGGAACGGTTATTCCATGGACAATGCCGCCGCTTATTTCAGGATTTTTGGCAACTAATAGTATTGCCGGCTCAATCTTGCAGCTGTTTAATATCATTGTTGATATTTTGATTTACTTACCATTTATGAGTGCTCTAAATAAACGGCAAATTGTTGAAGAAAGTAGAAAGGGTTAG
- a CDS encoding histidine phosphatase family protein: MRVVILRHGTTELNKQGMIQGSNVDPDLSKEGRAYAEKAAKNFDPSQFDAVYASPLKRAQQTARIFVGDKTPIITDKRIEELSYGSWDGKSSLEYRKKHPDAFNSKGLINDNIYKYASDVEKREDFRKRIAAFFDDLYKEHANDTVLVVCHGVVSRMICAHFLTNGDIKYFDQMQNCGLAELDINKEYGTLVYYNRVLA, translated from the coding sequence ATGCGAGTAGTAATTTTACGTCATGGAACTACTGAATTAAATAAGCAAGGAATGATTCAAGGATCAAATGTTGATCCTGATTTAAGTAAAGAAGGGCGCGCTTACGCAGAAAAAGCTGCTAAGAATTTTGATCCTAGTCAATTTGATGCAGTATATGCAAGTCCATTAAAGAGAGCGCAGCAAACTGCAAGGATTTTTGTGGGGGATAAGACCCCAATAATAACCGATAAGCGAATTGAAGAACTAAGTTATGGTTCTTGGGATGGAAAATCTTCTTTAGAATATCGTAAAAAGCATCCAGATGCTTTTAATAGCAAAGGACTAATTAACGATAATATTTATAAGTATGCTTCAGATGTAGAAAAGCGTGAAGATTTTAGAAAAAGAATTGCTGCATTTTTTGACGATTTATATAAAGAACATGCTAATGATACAGTTTTGGTAGTTTGTCATGGTGTAGTAAGTCGGATGATTTGTGCTCATTTTTTAACTAATGGCGATATTAAGTATTTTGACCAAATGCAGAATTGCGGTCTAGCTGAATTAGACATTAATAAAGAATATGGAACTTTGGTTTACTATAACCGCGTCTTAGCATAA
- the yaaA gene encoding peroxide stress protein YaaA gives MSDNNIKIIIAPAKKMRVDQDTFLVKSEPAFLDKTQELLDFLKTRSFNQLQDLWKANDNIVRTNQHNLVTSELDSNLTPALLAFSGIQYQYLAGDVLPQEGLDYLQDHLRILSGFYGILRPFDGIIPYRLELKTQMTGFKYYSLYNFWKDLPYQELFADTDTVINLASLEYSRLISPYLKDSQKMITIKFLENKNGKWRQSATHAKMARGEMVRFAAKEGINRPEDLKEFSDFGYVFSAADSTKENYIFKKL, from the coding sequence ATGTCAGATAATAATATAAAAATAATTATTGCTCCAGCTAAAAAGATGAGAGTTGATCAAGATACTTTTTTGGTTAAATCAGAGCCTGCTTTTTTAGATAAGACTCAGGAGCTATTAGACTTTTTAAAAACAAGAAGTTTTAACCAGTTACAAGACTTATGGAAGGCGAATGATAACATTGTTCGTACAAATCAACATAATCTTGTAACAAGTGAACTTGATTCTAACTTAACCCCAGCACTTTTAGCTTTTTCAGGAATTCAATATCAGTATTTAGCTGGGGATGTTTTACCGCAAGAAGGATTAGACTATCTTCAAGATCATTTGCGTATTTTGTCAGGCTTTTACGGTATTTTGAGACCTTTTGATGGGATAATTCCCTATCGTTTGGAATTAAAAACTCAAATGACTGGCTTTAAATACTACAGTCTCTATAACTTTTGGAAAGATCTTCCGTATCAAGAGCTTTTTGCCGATACAGATACAGTTATTAACTTAGCGTCTTTAGAATATTCGCGTTTGATTTCTCCATATTTAAAGGATAGTCAAAAAATGATTACAATTAAGTTTTTGGAAAATAAAAACGGAAAATGGAGACAAAGTGCTACACATGCTAAGATGGCGCGAGGAGAGATGGTTCGCTTTGCGGCCAAAGAAGGAATTAATAGACCGGAAGATTTAAAAGAATTTTCTGATTTTGGCTATGTTTTTTCAGCAGCAGATTCCACAAAGGAAAATTATATATTTAAGAAATTGTAG
- a CDS encoding alpha/beta hydrolase, with protein sequence MATITLERDGLQLVGTREEPFGEIYDMAIIFHGFTANRNTSLLKEIANSLRDENIASVRFDFNGHGDSDGKFENMTVLNEIEDANAILNYVKTDPHVRNIYLGGHSQGGVVASMLAGLYPDLIKKVVLLAPAATLKSDALEGNTQGVTYNPDHIPDRLPFKDLTLGGFYLRIAQQLPIYEVSAQFTKPVCLIHGTDDTVVSPNASKKYDQIYQNSTLHLIEGADHCFSDSYQKNSVNLTTDFLQNNNAF encoded by the coding sequence ATGGCAACAATTACACTTGAGCGTGATGGATTACAATTAGTTGGAACTCGGGAAGAACCTTTCGGAGAAATATATGACATGGCAATCATTTTTCATGGTTTTACCGCTAACCGTAATACTTCTTTGCTAAAAGAAATTGCTAACAGTCTTCGTGATGAAAATATTGCTAGTGTTCGCTTTGATTTTAATGGCCATGGTGATTCAGATGGTAAATTTGAAAATATGACTGTTTTAAATGAAATTGAAGATGCAAATGCCATTTTAAATTACGTTAAAACAGATCCGCATGTACGTAATATTTATCTAGGCGGCCATTCTCAAGGTGGTGTCGTTGCTTCAATGTTAGCTGGGCTTTATCCTGATCTGATAAAAAAGGTAGTACTGCTAGCACCAGCTGCCACTTTAAAAAGTGATGCTCTTGAAGGTAATACACAAGGAGTTACCTATAATCCAGACCATATCCCAGACCGCCTTCCTTTTAAAGATTTAACCCTAGGCGGATTTTATTTACGCATTGCTCAACAATTGCCTATTTATGAAGTATCTGCTCAATTTACTAAACCTGTCTGTTTAATCCACGGTACAGATGATACCGTTGTTTCCCCTAATGCCTCAAAGAAATACGATCAAATTTATCAAAACAGCACTTTACACTTAATCGAAGGTGCAGACCATTGTTTTAGTGATAGCTATCAAAAAAATTCTGTTAATTTAACAACAGATTTTTTACAGAATAATAATGCGTTTTAA
- a CDS encoding ABC transporter ATP-binding protein gives MSVIELKDVSKSYGQGEAKVNALKNINFEAQKGEVVLIEGPSGAGKSTFLTIAGALQKPTSGEVFIGGDNVTNYSPKQADALRLDKIGFVLQAYNLVPYLTVREQFILVDKVKKTGNLSKEALDGLLDELGISQLVNKYPKELSGGQQQRVAIARALYADPAIILADEPTASLDSEKVEEVGKLFKTLAKQKEKAIILVTHDLRLNKYSDKIYEMLDGRLSLKKGN, from the coding sequence ATGTCAGTAATTGAATTAAAAGATGTAAGTAAATCCTATGGTCAAGGAGAGGCCAAGGTTAATGCTCTAAAAAATATAAATTTTGAAGCTCAAAAAGGTGAGGTTGTCTTAATTGAAGGACCTTCTGGAGCGGGCAAGAGTACTTTTCTAACAATTGCAGGAGCACTGCAAAAGCCTACTTCTGGTGAAGTATTTATTGGAGGAGATAACGTAACTAACTATTCTCCTAAACAAGCTGATGCATTACGTCTAGATAAAATTGGCTTTGTCTTACAGGCTTATAATTTAGTTCCTTATTTGACTGTTCGGGAACAGTTCATCTTAGTAGATAAGGTTAAAAAGACCGGCAATCTAAGTAAAGAAGCGCTTGATGGATTGCTAGATGAATTAGGAATTTCTCAACTGGTAAATAAATATCCTAAGGAATTGTCAGGTGGGCAGCAGCAAAGAGTGGCAATTGCGAGAGCATTATATGCCGATCCAGCCATTATTTTAGCTGATGAACCTACTGCTTCATTAGATAGTGAAAAGGTTGAAGAAGTAGGAAAACTATTTAAGACTTTAGCTAAACAAAAAGAAAAGGCTATTATTCTAGTTACCCATGATTTAAGACTGAATAAGTATTCAGATAAGATTTATGAAATGTTAGATGGACGTTTGAGCTTGAAAAAAGGTAATTAA
- a CDS encoding histidine phosphatase family protein — MDLLLVRHGVSEHNTSDVISGGTSNPNLSQAGVKQVEEVSKLIDNSKLDRVYASPLIRAKRTAQILTDFQKEIITDDRLREMNFGSWDGQHAEELKIKYPDAFDDLGTINSKYAEYAENGETFSQVADRVEEFLSEIQPDANDKTIMIVCHGFVIRSLIARWFKLKIEDVMTVRNVSFTELHFEKNDIERPRLMTFNRTEPLYYGIKR, encoded by the coding sequence ATGGATCTGTTATTAGTAAGACATGGGGTTAGTGAACATAATACTTCAGATGTGATCTCCGGCGGTACTAGTAACCCTAACTTAAGCCAAGCGGGTGTTAAACAAGTAGAAGAAGTAAGTAAGTTAATTGACAATAGTAAACTTGATCGAGTATATGCAAGCCCATTAATTAGAGCTAAAAGAACAGCACAAATTTTAACTGATTTTCAAAAAGAGATTATTACTGATGATCGACTTAGAGAAATGAATTTTGGCTCTTGGGACGGCCAACATGCCGAAGAGCTGAAGATAAAATATCCTGATGCCTTCGATGATTTAGGAACTATTAATAGTAAATATGCAGAATACGCTGAAAATGGTGAAACTTTTAGTCAAGTAGCAGATCGAGTTGAAGAATTTTTATCTGAGATTCAACCCGATGCTAATGACAAGACAATTATGATTGTTTGTCACGGATTTGTGATTAGGAGTTTAATAGCTCGGTGGTTTAAACTAAAAATTGAAGATGTAATGACAGTAAGAAATGTTAGTTTTACTGAGCTTCATTTTGAAAAAAATGATATTGAGCGACCAAGATTAATGACCTTTAATCGGACGGAACCCTTGTATTACGGAATTAAGAGGTGA
- a CDS encoding PRD domain-containing protein — MKIIRVLNNSAVISENQEHEEIIALGKGIAYGKKAGDEFDKQKIYKIFTPLSDNQRKLLLETIHETDPIFFQIAQKIVDRLKFEESIELADSVYITLTDHLATSVERAKKGLYLNNKFIWEVKNYYPKEYQYGLWALKLLDAQFDLSFPEDEAGFIAVHIISGELGNDISDFSKSVDFIKSITKIVRYYFHINIDYQSLNYNRFAVHLKFFWKAMMYKKDQSSFGDLSQEILNVIKNSDIEAYKCALKIKEYILEKYNYELNNEEIMYLAIHINKIVSGEEK; from the coding sequence ATGAAAATAATAAGAGTTTTAAATAATAGTGCTGTTATTAGTGAAAACCAAGAGCATGAGGAGATAATTGCACTTGGTAAAGGAATTGCTTATGGAAAAAAAGCGGGGGATGAGTTTGATAAACAAAAAATATATAAAATTTTCACACCCTTGTCTGACAATCAAAGAAAACTGCTATTAGAAACAATTCATGAAACAGATCCTATTTTCTTTCAAATTGCACAAAAAATTGTTGATAGATTGAAATTTGAAGAAAGTATTGAACTGGCTGATAGCGTATATATAACTTTGACAGATCACTTAGCTACAAGTGTAGAAAGAGCGAAGAAGGGATTGTATTTAAACAATAAATTTATTTGGGAAGTAAAAAATTATTATCCAAAAGAATATCAATATGGTTTATGGGCTTTAAAGTTGTTAGACGCTCAATTTGATTTGAGTTTTCCAGAAGACGAAGCTGGATTTATTGCAGTACATATCATTAGTGGGGAGCTAGGAAATGATATTAGTGATTTTAGTAAATCAGTAGATTTTATCAAATCAATTACTAAAATTGTTAGATATTATTTTCACATTAATATTGATTACCAATCTTTGAACTATAACCGCTTTGCGGTCCACTTGAAATTCTTTTGGAAAGCTATGATGTATAAAAAGGATCAATCTAGTTTTGGAGATTTGAGCCAAGAAATTTTAAATGTAATAAAAAATAGCGATATTGAAGCATATAAATGTGCTTTGAAGATTAAGGAATATATTTTAGAAAAATATAATTATGAACTAAACAATGAAGAGATTATGTATTTAGCAATACACATTAATAAAATTGTGAGTGGAGAAGAAAAATGA